A genomic region of Lycorma delicatula isolate Av1 chromosome 4, ASM4794821v1, whole genome shotgun sequence contains the following coding sequences:
- the LOC142324255 gene encoding uncharacterized protein LOC142324255: protein MPVCECDSSCQVVLDPLPLDLLRSLTKRGKVRLGPADEEAVVEVMQGLLTGVEERVGGALSRSNREPSSRDEIDPEKSRDRSSSRRKRSGEKKKKSRRRSTSSSSTCSDASRKRRKKHKRHHRDEHAEDVDPSPRVNPIFLWVKQDDTRIVEVLCEDYDKRNRIRLTKTPQGWRAIPRTERLCPAPAASLVKSDIPLLPREERLSQSDKLETKEQEEIPNDVSDVEIENRLDSVNNDCDMKDDVPESVETDQCVENIGPCSVEPCHADEQINVRESERESEQEPVEIIIKESVSHPESEQIPLSTSVREPEDQEPDPEPVSESVPEQTDPVPESVEEAYLQPEPEPHSQMDKKSDPSSGSGVVDSESKISVSEDTKHLQPCTITVPKPKPAADPLDVYNFVESPKTEVFEEDTEVICTVQAEVDSGVDSVEKSIVEEPEPESCVDSVEVEQEDVDNKMEVLGVEENDMMEEDLEDAIFEEELEEVEEDEEELEEDEEEEEEEEEEEEMEEEDDLPINLVVADKRQSQEIIESHLPASRQNLAKTDSSVESSPVKMFKLPEGTTIKQTEATARPAHQKDKTKYLQAMLSSCTKRSSPPVVEQEAPLDLGVPKRHSSVSEPQAKKMKVEDITLKTILNRTKEKPPAPEPPDQVKIQTHKNSNSRLLELLTEPENSTDPLAQLKEVLSDPDLQVPDPLLVPRARLPALVASPAREIPRLLSQKSEPLTYPKLLTDPDLLPVSLAHLQMLLQTTCKEDELLRYQILQQQLKQEQAACGLDATALNQMLWLPYLSQLEAAAMACGNSQDFLTMLNLVFPPSPHANPYHLMSPLSPQTAAAQGGSIYDYKSQMETLALWQESIMHAGQMSNIGNISTTQMKNINNNNNNTNVTNNNLTMKSQQNYQETKYSPRSQHHLPQQHNNNNTKMTSARTSPISQSYQQQRHHRIDSRSGAVNHPVMTSGGNTYNFPQSRSSSHQYTTAGYQQQQQNQRLSVAPQTNYNTERNQPYNLQRSSTQAVPVSAHTTSSSYYVPSASSRIQQPHHHNQTPIPKTTADLHHHIQHNHNHHHHHHQQHHNHQTLERLKSPPQSMNGNKLKSQDNNSTMSSISSISTGAQHHNNNNHPPSQQHKQSQQQHPPEVPKLKVKQHLIDPNVRPKLLKFEDQPDMTSPHPHSAEHPHLWHPLFSSHQEKSYTSPWQWTTPVTVSGE from the coding sequence ATGCCTGTGTGTGAGTGTGACAGTTCTTGTCAAGTGGTGTTGGACCCGTTGCCTTTGGATTTACTTCGTTCTCTTACTAAGAGAGGGAAGGTCCGCCTAGGACCGGCGGACGAAGAGGCGGTGGTGGAGGTCATGCAAGGGCTGCTGACCGGGGTGGAGGAACGCGTGGGAGGCGCGCTCTCGCGGTCAAACCGCGAACCATCTTCACGTGACGAAATCGATCCTGAAAAGTCACGTGATCGCTCCTCCTCACGGAGAAAGCGTagtggggaaaagaaaaaaaaatccagaagaaGGTCGACGTCATCATCGTCCACGTGTTCGGACGCCTCAAGGAAGAGGCGGAAGAAACACAAACGACATCACCGCGATGAACACGCGGAGGATGTCGATCCCAGTCCTCGAGTCAATCCGATATTTCTGTGGGTGAAACAAGACGATACGAGAATAGTCGAAGTCCTGTGCGAGGATTACGATAAGAGGAATAGAATAAGGCTGACAAAGACGCCCCAAGGTTGGCGGGCTATTCCCAGAACAGAGCGGCTGTGCCCAGCACCGGCCGCTTCCCTAGTCAAATCAGACATTCCTCTCCTTCCTCGTGAAGAGCGGCTCTCGCAGAGCGATAAACTTGAAACCAAAGAACAGGAAGAAATTCCTAATGATGTCAGCGACGTCGAAATTGAAAATAGACTGGATAGTGTGAATAATGACTGTGATATGAAGGATGATGTGCCAGAGTCGGTTGAGACAGATCAGTGCGTCGAGAATATTGGACCTTGCAGTGTTGAACCGTGCCATGCTGACGAGCAAATTAACGTACGAGAATCAGAACGGGAGTCTGAACAGGAACCGGTagaaattatcataaaagaatcgGTGTCGCATCCGGAGTCTGAACAAATTCCGTTATCGACATCAGTTCGTGAGCCGGAAGACCAGGAACCAGACCCGGAACCCGTATCCGAATCTGTACCTGAACAAACAGATCCGGTGCCCGAATCGGTGGAAGAGGCATATCTGCAGCCAGAGCCAGAACCGCATTCACAGATGGACAAAAAATCCGACCCGTCCTCAGGGTCAGGTGTTGTCGATAGTGAATCTAAGATTTCCGTTTCTGAAGATACGAAACATTTGCAGCCGTGCACAATAACCGTACCGAAGCCTAAGCCTGCGGCTGATCCGCTCgatgtatataattttgtagaATCGCCAAAGACAGAGGTGTTTGAAGAGGACACTGAAGTAATTTGTACAGTTCAAGCAGAAGTAGACAGTGGTGTAGATAGTGTAGAAAAAAGTATTGTAGAAGAACCGGAGCCAGAATCTTGTGTAGATAGTGTAGAAGTAGAACAAGAAGATGTAGATAATAAAATGGAAGTTCTTGGTGTCGAGGAAAATGATATGATGGAAGAGGATTTAGAAGATGCGATTTTCGAAGAAGAATTAGAAGAAGTGGAGGAAGACGAAGAGGAACTGGAAGAAgatgaagaggaagaagaagaagaagaagaagaagaagaaatggaAGAAGAGGACGATTTGCCGATTAACCTAGTCGTGGCTGATAAAAGACAGTCTCAAGAAATTATAGAATCGCACCTCCCGGCTTCACGTCAAAACTTAGCAAAAACAGACTCCAGTGTAGAATCTAGTCCTGTAAAAATGTTCAAGCTACCAGAAGGTACGACAATCAAGCAAACAGAAGCTACAGCGCGTCCGGCGCATCAAAAGGACAAAACCAAGTACCTACAAGCGATGCTGTCTTCGTGCACCAAAAGATCGAGTCCACCCGTCGTGGAACAGGAGGCACCTCTTGATCTCGGCGTTCCGAAAAGGCATTCGTCGGTCTCCGAACCTCAAGCTAAAAAAATGAAGGTCGAAGACATCACGTTGAAGACTATCTTAAATCGAACGAAAGAAAAACCTCCGGCACCGGAGCCACCGGATCAAGTTAAAATTCAAACGCATAAAAACAGTAATTCTCGTTTACTGGAATTGTTAACCGAACCGGAAAATTCCACCGATCCGTTGGCACAACTTAAAGAAGTCCTTTCCGATCCGGATCTACAGGTTCCCGATCCTTTGTTAGTTCCTCGTGCAAGATTACCGGCCTTGGTCGCGAGTCCTGCCAGAGAAATACCGCGACTTCTTTCACAAAAATCAGAACCGTTAACGTATCCGAAACTTCTGACCGATCCGGATTTACTACCGGTATCTTTAGCTCACCTTCAAATGTTGTTACAAACTACGTGCAAAGAAGATGAATTATTGAGGTATCAGATTTTACAACAACAACTAAAGCAGGAGCAAGCAGCTTGCGGATTAGATGCGACTGCATTGAATCAAATGTTATGGCTTCCGTATCTTAGTCAACTAGAAGCGGCGGCTATGGCTTGCGGTAACAGTCAAGATTTTTTAACGATGTTAAATCTCGTATTTCCTCCTTCGCCTCACGCGAATCCGTATCATCTGATGAGTCCGTTAAGTCCTCAAACGGCAGCGGCACAAGGAGGAAGTATTTACGATTATAAGAGTCAAATGGAAACGTTGGCTTTATGGCAGGAAAGTATAATGCACGCCGGTCAGATGTCGAATATAGGTAATATCAGCACGACTCAGATGaagaacattaataataacaacaataatactaACGTAACTAATAACAATTTAACGATGAAATCTCAACAGAATTATCAAGAAACCAAATATTCTCCAAGATCTCAGCATCATTTACCGCAACAACACAATAACAACAATACGAAAATGACGTCGGCCAGGACGAGTCCTATCAGTCAAAGTTATCAACAACAGAGACATCATAGAATCGATAGTAGATCCGGAGCCGTCAATCATCCCGTTATGACATCCGGCGGAAATACTTATAATTTCCCTCAAAGTCGTTCGTCATCGCATCAGTATACGACTGCCGGTTATCAGCAACAACAACAAAATCAAAGGTTATCGGTCGCACCTCAGACGAATTATAATACAGAAAGAAATCAACCGTATAATTTACAAAGGTCATCGACACAAGCGGTACCGGTTTCGGCTCACACTACATCTTCATCTTACTACGTACCTTCGGCGTCATCAAGAATACAACAACCGCATCACCATAATCAAACGCCAATACCAAAGACGACAGCGGATTTACATCACCACATACAACACAATCATaatcatcaccatcaccatcatcAGCAGCATCATAATCATCAAACGTTAGAAAGATTAAAATCACCTCCGCAAAGTATGaacggaaataaattaaaaagtcaagATAATAACAGCACGATGTCATCGATATCCTCCATTTCTACCGGCGCCCAACATCATAATAACAATAACCACCCGCCATCGCAACAACATAAACAATCCCAACAACAACATCCGCCTGAAGTACCGAAACTAAAAGTTAAACAACATCTTATCGATCCGAATGTAAGGCCGAAATTATTAAAGTTTGAGGACCAACCCGATATGACTTCACCTCACCCGCATTCAGCAGAACATCCGCATCTTTGGCACCCACTGTTCAGcag